In Acidiphilium acidophilum, one genomic interval encodes:
- the rplR gene encoding 50S ribosomal protein L18, whose translation MTATYDNEVRRRQRLRYQLKQKSGGRLRLSVFRSGKHIYAQVIDDAAGRTLAAASSLDAGLKADLKTGADRAAAAAVGKLVAERAKEAGITKVAFDRGAYKYHGRVKALADAARESGLDF comes from the coding sequence ATGACCGCGACATATGACAATGAAGTGCGGCGCCGGCAGCGCCTGCGCTACCAGCTGAAGCAGAAATCGGGCGGAAGGCTGCGGCTTTCGGTGTTCCGGTCGGGCAAGCATATTTATGCCCAAGTGATCGATGATGCGGCCGGGCGTACGCTCGCCGCGGCATCGTCGCTCGATGCCGGGTTGAAGGCCGATCTGAAGACTGGTGCTGACCGGGCTGCTGCGGCGGCGGTGGGTAAGCTGGTTGCCGAGCGCGCCAAAGAGGCCGGGATCACCAAGGTCGCGTTCGATCGTGGTGCGTATAAATATCATGGCCGGGTGAAAGCCTTGGCCGATGCCGCTCGCGAGAGCGGTTTGGACTTCTGA
- the rplF gene encoding 50S ribosomal protein L6, producing the protein MSRVGKYPVPLPQGVSITVVDGILTAKGKLGELTMPVSERVEAKIEDGKLAVTPRNKEAASRMMWGTTRANVANMVEGVSKGYAKVLEITGTGFRASVQGSNLVMNLGFSHDVVFAVPPGIKISCEKPTLIKVEGIDKRLVGQVCAEIRAFRPPEPYKGKGVKFEGEAIRRKEGKKK; encoded by the coding sequence TCCGGTTCCGCTGCCGCAGGGCGTTTCGATCACCGTGGTCGATGGCATTCTGACCGCCAAGGGCAAGCTGGGCGAGTTGACCATGCCGGTTTCCGAGCGGGTCGAGGCGAAGATCGAGGACGGCAAGCTGGCGGTGACTCCGCGCAACAAGGAAGCCGCATCACGCATGATGTGGGGGACCACGCGCGCGAATGTGGCCAACATGGTCGAGGGTGTCTCGAAGGGTTATGCGAAGGTTCTGGAAATCACCGGGACGGGTTTCCGCGCTTCGGTGCAGGGCTCGAATCTGGTGATGAACCTGGGGTTTTCGCATGATGTGGTGTTTGCGGTGCCCCCCGGCATCAAGATATCCTGCGAAAAGCCGACCTTGATCAAGGTCGAGGGGATCGACAAGCGGCTGGTGGGTCAGGTTTGTGCCGAGATCCGCGCCTTCCGTCCGCCGGAGCCCTATAAGGGCAAGGGCGTGAAGTTCGAGGGCGAGGCGATCCGGCGTAAGGAAGGCAAGAAGAAGTAA